A genomic stretch from Brachyhypopomus gauderio isolate BG-103 unplaced genomic scaffold, BGAUD_0.2 sc37, whole genome shotgun sequence includes:
- the LOC143485740 gene encoding ubiquitin carboxyl-terminal hydrolase 37-like — protein MGCIYSCMKKKNKEGVNSEVKKKKKQRWWRHIESSSLTQVTDTQSLNVSSSSISCSSSSEGHLTRSNNKLPTEPKNTEGIVPGAADKDVCSVPMDRLPAVVVEGDFRVQNLQHLLPHIVSSERVTESGQGEGQGHAPTVSAGRDTEIQQLGFPNIGNTCYMNATLQCLLSLSCFWSPIRAQCSSWTDPSSCQMLRCFADLQQGRLTSRSSSKKKKLLRALNACISVRCPAFGEDYEQE, from the exons ATGGGTTGCATTTACTCGTGTATGAAG aaaaagaacaaagagggtGTGAATAGTGaagttaaaaagaagaaaaagcaaaGATGGTGGAGACATATAGAGTCATCCTCCCTGACACAAGTAACTGACACTCAGTCCTTGAAtgtcagctcctcctccatctcttgctcctcttcctctgagggACACTTAACCAG GTCCAACAACAAACTCCCTACTGAACCCAAGAACACGGAAGGGATTGTTCCTG GGGCTGCTGATAAAGATGTGTGCTCTGTGCCCATGGATAG ATTGCCGGCTGTTGTGGTAGAGGGAGACTTTCGTGTGCAGAATTTGCAGCACCTGTTACCGCACATCGTCAGTAGTGAAAGGGTGACTGAGAGTGGCCAGGGTGAGGgccaaggacacgcccccactgtTTCTGctggcagagacacagagatccAACAGCTCGG GTTTCCCAACATTGGGAATACATGTTATATGAACGCCACTCTGCAGTGTCTTCTgagtctctcctgcttctggagccccatcagagctcagtgctccagctggacggatccatccagctgccagatgctcaG atgttttgcagatctacagcaaggcaggctcactagtcgtagctcttcaaagaagaagaagctcctgagagccctgaatgcctgtatttcagtcagatgccctgcgtttggagaggactacgaacag gagtAA
- the LOC143485601 gene encoding uncharacterized protein LOC143485601 yields the protein MGHLVQYSAKGNYFASVCFPPFTLLSVSAYRSHGEKHVLISRRRVRDQQTEVEAAAHTDTCDGHDREPFALDEGIFETLHTPIRELRLIQTRQGLDRAHRMFAFTFSRMGSSATQVVEVKLQHKSIYSGLESEHWWVLNNDFYWIGAELTLHHFASASAVACIKLRGSSITDATIYLRTCSTTTSVQNIFLQTVVSTWFKGVSIGSDDIFRSSESSHTQTLETPNPAVFSSSPSPPRAPPQRPPPGF from the exons ATGGGTCATTTAGTCCAATACTCCGCAAAAGGTAATTATTTTGCTAGCGTTTGCTTTCCCCCTTTTACGTTGCTAAGTGTTTCTGCATATCGGAGTCATGGAGAAAAACATGTTTTGATATCAAG GCGGCGGGTCCGAGATCAACAGACGGAAGTCGAAGCTGCAGCTCATACCGACACCTGCGACG GACATGATCGGGAGCCTTTTGCATTGGACGAAGGCATCTTTGAGACGCTCCATACCCCGATCCGAGAG TTGAGGCTTATACAGACTCGCCAAGGATTGGACAGAGCACATAGGATGTTTGCCTTCACCTTCTCACGAATGGGTTCTTCAGCTACACAG gtggtggaggtgaagctccAGCACAAGTCCATCTACAGTGGGCTGGAGAGTGAGCACTGGTGGGTGCTCAACAATGACTTTTACTGGATAGGTgcagag CTTACCCTCCACCACTTTGCCAGCGCTAGTGCCGTGGCCTGCATCAAG CTGAGGGGATCCAGCATCACAGACGCCACCATCTACCTGCGCACCTGTTCAACAACAACGTCGGTGCAGAATATTTTTCTG caAACGGTGGTGTCCACTTGGTTTAAGGGTGTCTCCATTGGTTCGGATGACATTTTCAGGTCATCCGAATCTAGtcacacccagaccctggagacaccgAACCCAGCTGTTTTTTCCAGCAGTCCATCCCCACCGAGAGCACCCCCTCAACGAccacctccaggcttttaa